The genome window GGATTCAAAGGTGAGATTGATAGAGAAAGCGGAAGAAATGCGGATATTAGTGAAGAAGTCATGTTGCAATATGCGGGTACCGCTTATGTAGGGGTAATTGAGTGGTGGATTAGAAATGGCATGCCGCATCCACCGCAAATCATGGCGAAACAAGTTGGAGCCTTATTGGAGAGAAGTCTATAAGCTTATCGAGGCTGCCGGATCATCTCCTGCAGCCTCTGCCGCTTTTGTTTTGCTAATGCCCCCATTACCTTGCTCCATTTCTTAATGCTCTTCGTCCACTTTCGTTATGAATTCAATCTTCTCTTGAATTTCCGTGCGCAAAAATGCTTTTGCCTCTTCGGTTCCCGTAAGCTCTAGCAGTATCGGCTCCTCTTCGTTGCTCGCAATGACCGTAAACGTCAAGAATGGGCAGCATTTTCGCTCCATTCTTACCCATTCTGTAACAAGCTGAAGCGTTCCCGAATCCCCTTCTTCATTTACATCACTTCCTTCATGGGATATATTCGAATCATAAAACTTAAAGTGAACTTTAAGTCAAGAGGTGTAGCTATGTCAGGTCTAAGCATAGGTCAGCTCGCCGCAAGAGCAGATTTGAACGCATCGACACTTCGTTATTATGAATCCGTTGGTTTGCTGCCATCGCCTGAGCGAAAAAACGGTCAGCGCCGCTATGACGAGGGGCTGCTTGACCGTATCCATTTTATTAAAGTGGCGCAGCAGACTGGCTTTCGTATTCAGGAAATAGCTGTTTTATTAGAGGGCTTTGAAGCCGGCCATTCACTTTCAGAACGCTGGGAGCTGATGGCGAGACAAAAACGCTCGGAGTTGGAAGAGCGAAAGAAACAGATCAATTCCATGATACAGATCCTTGATTGCGGGTTACGGTGCAAATGTCTTACGTGGTCCGAATGCTTGGAGAAGATAGAAAATACGGGTTCGTATCAGGAAGGGACAGGGTCGGGAAGTGATTTCAAGAGAACAATTAGAAAATAATCAAGTTTGGCTCTATGCTTTCGTACTACTGATAGCCGCTGGAATAGGCTTGTTATGGCCAGAATCCAGCGAAAGCTTAGATGGCATGATTTCAATCGTACTTGGCATCTTGATGTATGGAATGTTTGCCCAAATCCCTTTTTTCCGTTTAAAAGAGGCACTAACAAATCGAAAGTTCATCTATGCGCTGCTTATTACGAATTACATAGCTGTACCTCTCCTTGTTTGGGGGTTAACACGGTTTCTTCCAGCCGATTCAGCAATACGACTAGGTGTACTCCTTGTTTTGCTCACCCCCTGCATTGACTATGTGATTGTTTTTACACATCTTGGACGTGGCAACGAGAAGCTTGTTTTGGTCTCAACACCTATCCTTTTTGTCACTCAAATGCTTTTATTGCCTATTTATTTATGGCTATTTATGGGCGAGAATGCTGCAGAGATTGTGAGCGTCGGGCCATTTTTCGAAGCATTTTTAGGTCTTATTGTTGTTCCGCTGGGACTTGCTCTACTTACGCAATGGTGGGCATGGCGACAACCACAAGGAGAGCGTTGGCTTGATGTGACAGCATGGCTTCCTGTACCTTTTATGGCGTTAACCCTTTTTGTTGTCGTTGCATCACAAATCTCTAAACTATACGCCTCGTTTGATTCTATCATCCAGGTGGTTCCGGTCTATGTAGCCTATATGGCCATTACACCGATTCTTGCGCGTATCGTTTCTCATATATTCCATTTAGATACCGGCGCAGGGCGGGCTCTTATTTTTAGTGCAGGAACCCGTAATTCTCTTGTCGTTCTTCCTTTTGCACTGGCGCTGCCGGAACCTCTAAACGGGGTTGCCTCAGCAGTAATCGTAACGCAAACAATTGTAGAACTGATTGGGGAGCTCTTATATATTCGGCTTGTCCCAAAGGTACTTTTACGTGGGACGGATGGGCACTGAAAAGTTGAGAAAGTCAAAAGGCAAACTTACGAGGAAATATAGCTAATGCCAGTTCAAGAATATAAGCTTGACTGTTTCCCGGTTGAAGCGATCCTGCTCTTTCGTTAATCAGAGGCTGCCGGTAGTAACACTAGCAGCCTCTATAGGTTGTGGGTATTTTTTGCATCAAACCTCTGCATTTGTTACTTTTACCCTGCCTATTAGCATGATGACTCCTTTGCTGTGTATTTCTTATTCATATTGAAAACGAATTTCCAGGCAGTTGAATGCTGCGCCAGCCGCTTACATCGCATTGGCCATATTCATTATCACCCACAGCTACCACCGTGCCGTCCGATTTAAGCCCAACGGTATGACGACGCCCCGCCGCTATGCCTTTTCATCTTCCGAATTATTAGACGTTTTTGCATTCTTTCGCTACGACCTTTCCGACATGTATTTCCAAATGCTGTGATCAAACAACGAACGATTTACCCCGATGTGATCAGCTGCGCGATTAATGATTTCGCTCGTCTTCTGATAGCTTTCAAAAGGAACCCCTGATTGCTCCAGGAAATGGATCAAATGTCGATCTACTGCATTCCCTTGCTGGCCAACCAAGATCTTCATATAGTCGGCTGTTTTATCTTTAATACCCTTGAGCTTTTTAATGCGAATCACATTTTGATCATCCGATAACCATACAGCGAATTCGTCTTCTGTTTCAATTTGCTCAGATTGTAGAAATTCTGCGACCTGCTTTATTCTCTCTACTTTGGCTCCCTTAAAATTGATCATCCTATCCAGACCGTGTTCGCTCATCGTTTTCAAAAATCCACTTGTTGTGCTGGCAGAGGGATATTGTGTTTTGATATTGTTGACTCTTGGCTTTACTACTGACTTGTAATCGATCCCTGATTGTAGGATGGCATCAGTTAGGGTCGCTCCCATATGACCATACGAGCCATCTATTTCAGTAACCAGTTTAAAATCAGGAAGCATAGTGAGGAAAGAAACCAATTTATTTACCGAAACTTCTACGGATATGTCTGAATGATGCGTTTCGAGCAACCGAAGGGCACCGTCAGCAATACCAAAGAAATCTTTCGCTATTTTTAATGAGGTAAAGGCTGAAGTCCCGTCCGATTTCCCTCCTTCTCTTATACGAATATCATTTTCGGCAGTCGAACGTATCCATCTCAAAGCTTCTCGGATTGCTTCAGCATTATGATTGATGCTCATTGGAGATCTCCTTCGTATAAACTCCTGGATTTTTAATCCTCTCATTACCTCTGAGGAAAAGACCTTACGACGGAACAGTTGTTGCTTTAGAATACGTACTTCATCAAGATTGATGTTCATCTATGAAATGTTTTAACCTGGAGTAATGGATGCAAAAAGCTAACCTGTTCCATCGTACCATTCATATTTTATGAGGAGCCCTGAATCTTTGTCGACCCAAAAGCGGAATGTTTTCGCTCCGTGTTTATCGCTATTATTCAACTTTCCTTTTAAAACGATGGTAGTGTGATTCAGCACGATCTCATTTTGATTTTCAATTTCCCAATCCCCTGGGTATTGCTGGAAGGCTATAGTTAGCAGGATAATATACTGTCCACTTCCGATTCTATAGGGTGCTAGCTCTGATGAAATCAATATCAGCGAGAAATGGCAGAGATATACTGGGCGTTCGATTCTCGGATCCAACACTCCAAATCCTTTACTCGTATGAGCTTACATGTTTACCGCCAAAGCCATTCGTACAAAATGGGGAATACACACCGGATAAAGGCTGGTCTATTCGGTACTCAGCCATCATTCATTTTCTTGGAATGATACACCTTCGTTGGCACCTTTTCATTTAATTCTCTTGTCACTCACATTCTCGGAGGAGCTACATGACATTCCTGATATCCTTACTCATTGTCCTCGCCATCGTGTCAGTTGGAGTCATCAGTCCCGCTCTCTTTTCTCAGGCGGCGTCAAAGATCCTTACTCTCACAACCACAAATTTCGGCTGGTTTTACTTGATTGTGACATTCGGCTTCTTAACTTTTTGCCTCTTCCTCGCTTTTAGCAAGTACGGGCAAATCACGCTTGGGGAAGATGACGATGAACCGGAATTTTCTCTCCCTACCTGGTTTGCCATGCTATTTAGTGCCGGAATGGGGATCGGGCTTGTGTTTTGGGGAGTCGCGGAGCCAATCTCCCATTATTTCTCTCCTCCTGCGGGTGTTGCTGGTCAGACGCCAGAGGCAGCACAGACTGCCATGCGCTTTGCTTTTTTTCACTGGGGGCTTCATCCTTGGGGCATTTATGCTGTCATCGCTCTCTGTCTAGCTTACTTTCAATTCCGAAAGGGGGCCAAGGGGCTCATCTCTTCCACATTTTTTCCTTTGCTCGGTGACCGGGTTAATGGCCCCATCGGCAAAGGAATTGACGTGTTCGCCATCATCGCCACCGCCTTTGGTGTCGCTACTTCGCTGGGATTGGGGACCCTGCAAATTAACGGGGGTCTTGCCCATCTCTTTGGGCTCCCTTCCAACCCCACCGTTCAGATCATCATTATCGCAGTCATCACTGTGCTCTACCTTTTGTCCTCTACATCCGGGCTGGATAAAGGAATCAAAATCCTTAGCAATATCAATCTAGCTTTGGCTTTCTTCCTTTTGCTGCTCACCCTTTTTATGGGACCGACCGCCTTTTTGTTCGACACCTTTACGACTACTCTTGGCAGCTATTTAAATAATTTAATCTCGATGAGCTTGCGGCTCACTCCTTTCACGCAAGGAACCTGGGTGGCAAACTGGACACTGTTTTACTGGGCGTGGTGGATTTCCTGGGCACCTTTCGTCGGCACCTTCATTGCACGTGTCTCCAAAGGCAGAACCATCAAAGAGTTCGTCATTTGCGTCATGCTCGTCCCAAGCTTGCTCAGCTTTATCTGGTTCTCCGTTTTTGGAGGAACTGCACTGCATCTCGAAATGTTTGACAAGGCTCCGATCGGTTCTGCCGTTCATCAGGATATTTCCACTGCCTTGTTCTTGGCCTTGGAGCAGCTCCCACTCGGGCAAATCCTGAGCTTAGTCGCCCTCTTTTTGATTATCGTGTTCTTTATCACTTCTGCCGATTCTGCCACATTTGTGCTTGGCATGCTGTCATCGGAAGGGAATCTGCACCCGACCAATCGGGTTAAGATCACTTGGGGTATTCTCCAGTCAGCTACAGCCGTTGTATTGCTTTTGAGCGGCGGTTTGGAAGGACTTCAGACGGCTTCTATCGTCGCTGCACTGCCTTTTGCTATCATCATGGTACTGATGTGTTACTCGCTGCTGAAGGCATTAGGGGAAGAGGCTCGCCACGAACGAAAAAGGCGGAAGGAGCAGCAGAAAAAGTTGGAGAGACTTTTGAAAGATGTGTAGAGGCATGAGGGTAGAGGACAGCCATTCAGGTTGTCCTCTTTATTTGCTAGACACGAACCTTCCTTCATTAACAGTAGCGTCACGATTCAGGTAAGTGTCGTTGGTAACAATTTGAGCATCCAGCGCAGTTGCAGGATCTGGTCTGCACGAACAAGCATTTTTACCGTAGAATTCATTCCCTCTTTACCTTTGTCTTGGGAGTGGGACGTCAGACGATAGCGACTTCGTATACGGATACAGCGGAGAGCGAAATAGTTGCTACACAGGAGCCTGTTTTAAAACCGCATGATCCTATAATCTTACATGAGGCTTTAGTTGTCCAACGATAATCTGTTTTTTCTTGTTTATTCTGTCATTACGGGTGTCCTCCTTTTCCACGAGCTTATTCTAGTATTTTCATCTACCTAAAAATCTCATAACACGTTCATTTACGTATGAAGGCTGTTCCATCGATAAAACGTGCCCAGCACCGCTCACTATTTCTGCTTCAATACCAGCAACAAGGGTAGAAGCTCGCTTGAAGGCGGATTGCGGATTGTATATGACCTCATGTTCCCCAAGTAATAAAAGGATGGGAACAGTAATAGATTTTAATTCGTCATCAGAGAAAACATATGGAAATCCGTCCGCTTTGGGCTTCGGGTTTCTTACTTCATCCTGCCACATTACTCCTGCATGGAACTGCTTTGCAAAATCAGATTGTAACACACAGCGATCTTCCATCATCCACTTTAAAAAATTCTCAACACCGTTAGGCTCTACAAGGCCCAGAGCATATTTATAGAAATCTTGATCAAATGATACAAATGTCTCTGCAGGACTAAGAATGACTGCCCTTTTGACTCTTTCAGGCATTCGTAAAACAAAATTCAAGGTATGAAGCCCGCCAAGCGAAAGCCCCAGGACATGTGATTTTTCGATTTCTAATTGGTTAAAAACATCATGGAGCCAATTGGCGTAACCCGCTCTTGTGCCGCATAAATCAGTTGGAATACTTTTATTTTTATCACCAATGATATCAACGGCATAGGTTCGGTATTTACTGCTCCAATCCGCAATATTAGGGTACCACATGGTGGAACTGAATAATGCTCCATGGAGCAATACAAGTGGTGGAGCACCTTTGGGGCCGCTTGCAATGATATGCGTTTGACCATAGCGAGTAGGCGCATAGAACGTTTCGTAAGGGACTGGCCAAAGAGCAAGGCTATTATCATATGTTTGATAATAGTGAATACCACTGTTACTTCGAGTTGGCATAATAGGTAAATGATTATTCATACAAATCCCCTCCAAATTCTGCTCGTAATGAACGCTTCGATTCAAACCGAAGTCTGTTTGTCGTATAAAACAGATCACTTAACAAGTGTAATACAGATTACTATATCATCAAATACAACCACAGACATTAATTTTCTTTGTTATAACAGAATTTTTATTTTAGTATAACAGTTTGTTTAAGATGAATCTTCTTTACTGTAATGAGTTATCGATACCTGAGTGTATGGATTGCTCAATTCCTTACTTTAATCGTTTATAAAACCAGAAAATGAAAATCGTACGTATATAAATAACCCTAAGACTCCCTCTGAGTGTTGTGCCGATTGTTTTCTAATTCTGGGGCTTCCGTGCCAACTGGCAATTTCCTAATAGCCAATACCTCCTTCTTCATTTTTTGGTTCTATTCGTTCTATTAGTTTCTATTGAATCCGTTCAAACTTCTTGCCGCCTTATTTTTCGGCAGAAGATTCCGTAACTTCCAGTGCTCTCGGCTGATCGGGTCGATTCTCGGGAACGCGATTATTCAGGCGAAAGTATTCCCGTCGTTTGTCGGTATCCTGAGCATTCTGACTGGAGTGTTCTATTCCGGTCCGATCTGTGAAAATAATGGGAGCTTGACAAATTAATATTACACTTGTAAAAACGGTTATTTTTGGGTAGAGTACGATATGTGCTACGAGGTAACGTTTTTAGAGGAGATTCCGCAGCAACAAGAGATTGTCGCTGAATTGATGAAAGCAAAACAGGTAGATATCAACCAATTGAAATAAGTCAAAAGGGAATTGTACGGATCTTTTGTACAACTCCCTTTTGTTGCGGCCAGATTATGCAACCTCGGTCGGTGACCTGATAAAGATCCCCTTTGAGTTAACTTTACTGAATGTATTAGTAACTTTGTACCAATGTTGAATTCGTAGATAGCCGACTTAATAAGAGTGGCCGCCTGCACCTTCAGCAAGACTCCAGGTAAGAGAAAAGCTACCTTGTTGCACTTTCCTGAAGCACCGGCCCACTCTCCCAAGCATGGCTCGGAATCTCTCTTTTTAAAACCGGGATGACTTCTTGCGCGAATCGCTCCAGCTGTTCACGCTGCTCCGATGCGGGAAGACCATCTACACTGATCGTCAGCACTTGGTGACCAAATGCCTCATGATATTGCAGGATCTTTTCGATCACACTTTCCGGACTTCCAACCAGAATGGGGCCATTTGCTACATTGTCTTCGAGATCCCTGAATGGAGGAATATCATGGGGTTGAGTCAATCGGGATCGAAATGCCTGATCATAGGGACGGAATCTATGTATCGCTTCTTCCGTCGTGTTGGCCAGATAGATGCTGCCTCCGGCTCCTGCCCCTACGATCGCTTTTTGCGGATCATGCCCATAAAAAGCCAGTCGCTCGCGGTAATGGTCGATCAAGGCTTTGTATTTCTCCTGACGATGCAGGGTATTGGATGAAAAGATAGGTTCGCCATATTTTGCCGCCAATTCGGTAGACAATGTACTGGATGCACTGCCATGCCAGATGGGAATTTCCTTTTGGAAAGGTCTCGGCTGCGTCGTGACATTCTGCAGGGGCGGTCGATATTTTCCATCCCACGTCACATTTTCTTCGGTCCAGAGTCGTTTCAAAAGGGCGTACCGTTCGGCGAGAGACTCCCACTGCTCCTCTTCCTTGATCCCGAACAAAGGGTAGTGCTGGGCGAAATTGCCCTTGCCGATGATGATCTCCAAGCGGCCACCCGAGAGGTGATCGAGCGTCGCATAATCCTCAGCGACCCTAACCGGATCGAGAATACTCAGCACCGTGACGGTCGTCAGGAGCCGAATCCGGGATGTCCTCGCCGCTATGGCTGTCAGGACAACAGGCGGCGAGGAGGATAGAAACGGGGCACCATGCCTCTCTCCCACTCCGTAAGCCTCAAATCCCAATTGCTCTGCGAGCTTCGCTTGGTTGATGATATTCTGGAATTTTTGCTGGGCAGTTAAGGTTTCTCCCGTCACTGGATTCGGATTATTGGCCATCAGACTCATGACTGCGAACTTCATAGGTTTTCCCTCCTTTGTGTCAACGCGCACATTTATTGCCTTAAATAGGGTAATGACAAGCGACGGAATGACCCGTGCTGACGGTCTTCATGACCGGTGCCTCTTCTCTGCAGCGGGCAGTCGCAGCGGGGCAACGTGTATGGAACCGGCATCCCGCTGGCGGTGCGGCAGGTGAAGGAATCTCCCCCTGGATCGGCGTGAAAAAACGCTTTCGCGCAGGATCTGCCCATGGAATGGAAGCGATCAAAAGTGCCGTATATGGATGGGCTGGATGGCTGAATAACTCTTCTGCTGTGGCAATTTCCACGAGATTGCCCAAGTACATGACTCCGATGCGTGTGGAGACGTGCCTAACAATATTCAACCCATGCGCGATAAACAGGTACGTCAATCCCAGTCTGTTTTGCAGCTCTTGCATCAGATTGATGATCTGCGCCTGTACGGATACGTCGAGAGCAGAGACTGCCTCATCTGCCAAAACAAATCGTGGGTTAAGTGCGATTGCCCGAGCGATTCCAATGCGCTGTCTTTGGCCACCGGAGAACTCATGGGGATAACGGTCTGCCCAAGCCGGATTCAAGCCGACCATCGACAATAATTCTTCTACTCGTGCACGACGCTCCCCCTTGGCAGCCACATGATGTACATCAAGTGGCTCTGCGATGGTTTCCCCCACCGTCCAGCGTGGATTGACCGAGCCATAGGGGTCTTGAAAAATCATTTGCATGTCCCGCCTGATTTGGCGTTGCTCTCCACCGTCACTGTCGGTCAACAATTTCCCGCGAAAACGAATATGACCTGCTGTCGCTTTTTCCAGCTGAATCAGCACTCTGCCCAGCGTTGATTTTCCACTGCCCGATTCCCCGACAAGACCAAA of Brevibacillus choshinensis contains these proteins:
- a CDS encoding RCC1-like domain-containing protein; its protein translation is MAAGRRHTVGLKSDGTVVAVGDNEYGQCDVSGWRSIQLPGNSFSI
- a CDS encoding MerR family transcriptional regulator; protein product: MSGLSIGQLAARADLNASTLRYYESVGLLPSPERKNGQRRYDEGLLDRIHFIKVAQQTGFRIQEIAVLLEGFEAGHSLSERWELMARQKRSELEERKKQINSMIQILDCGLRCKCLTWSECLEKIENTGSYQEGTGSGSDFKRTIRK
- a CDS encoding LLM class flavin-dependent oxidoreductase, producing MKFAVMSLMANNPNPVTGETLTAQQKFQNIINQAKLAEQLGFEAYGVGERHGAPFLSSSPPVVLTAIAARTSRIRLLTTVTVLSILDPVRVAEDYATLDHLSGGRLEIIIGKGNFAQHYPLFGIKEEEQWESLAERYALLKRLWTEENVTWDGKYRPPLQNVTTQPRPFQKEIPIWHGSASSTLSTELAAKYGEPIFSSNTLHRQEKYKALIDHYRERLAFYGHDPQKAIVGAGAGGSIYLANTTEEAIHRFRPYDQAFRSRLTQPHDIPPFRDLEDNVANGPILVGSPESVIEKILQYHEAFGHQVLTISVDGLPASEQREQLERFAQEVIPVLKREIPSHAWESGPVLQESATR
- a CDS encoding glycine betaine uptake BCCT transporter, translated to MTFLISLLIVLAIVSVGVISPALFSQAASKILTLTTTNFGWFYLIVTFGFLTFCLFLAFSKYGQITLGEDDDEPEFSLPTWFAMLFSAGMGIGLVFWGVAEPISHYFSPPAGVAGQTPEAAQTAMRFAFFHWGLHPWGIYAVIALCLAYFQFRKGAKGLISSTFFPLLGDRVNGPIGKGIDVFAIIATAFGVATSLGLGTLQINGGLAHLFGLPSNPTVQIIIIAVITVLYLLSSTSGLDKGIKILSNINLALAFFLLLLTLFMGPTAFLFDTFTTTLGSYLNNLISMSLRLTPFTQGTWVANWTLFYWAWWISWAPFVGTFIARVSKGRTIKEFVICVMLVPSLLSFIWFSVFGGTALHLEMFDKAPIGSAVHQDISTALFLALEQLPLGQILSLVALFLIIVFFITSADSATFVLGMLSSEGNLHPTNRVKITWGILQSATAVVLLLSGGLEGLQTASIVAALPFAIIMVLMCYSLLKALGEEARHERKRRKEQQKKLERLLKDV
- a CDS encoding arsenic resistance protein encodes the protein MISREQLENNQVWLYAFVLLIAAGIGLLWPESSESLDGMISIVLGILMYGMFAQIPFFRLKEALTNRKFIYALLITNYIAVPLLVWGLTRFLPADSAIRLGVLLVLLTPCIDYVIVFTHLGRGNEKLVLVSTPILFVTQMLLLPIYLWLFMGENAAEIVSVGPFFEAFLGLIVVPLGLALLTQWWAWRQPQGERWLDVTAWLPVPFMALTLFVVVASQISKLYASFDSIIQVVPVYVAYMAITPILARIVSHIFHLDTGAGRALIFSAGTRNSLVVLPFALALPEPLNGVASAVIVTQTIVELIGELLYIRLVPKVLLRGTDGH
- a CDS encoding alpha/beta fold hydrolase yields the protein MNNHLPIMPTRSNSGIHYYQTYDNSLALWPVPYETFYAPTRYGQTHIIASGPKGAPPLVLLHGALFSSTMWYPNIADWSSKYRTYAVDIIGDKNKSIPTDLCGTRAGYANWLHDVFNQLEIEKSHVLGLSLGGLHTLNFVLRMPERVKRAVILSPAETFVSFDQDFYKYALGLVEPNGVENFLKWMMEDRCVLQSDFAKQFHAGVMWQDEVRNPKPKADGFPYVFSDDELKSITVPILLLLGEHEVIYNPQSAFKRASTLVAGIEAEIVSGAGHVLSMEQPSYVNERVMRFLGR